Below is a genomic region from Leptolyngbyaceae cyanobacterium.
AGTACCGAGTTCCTTGAAAGCGCCTGCGAGTAAATCTACTGGCTGTTTCTGTTCGGAATTGGCACTTTCGTACATTTTATTCAGCCGCAGACGTAAGGTTTCTAATTGTTTTGTAAAAAAATCAGCATTCATTAGTATTTTGTATGAGATTCAATAAAAAGAAGCATAAAAAAATATTTCTGCTCTTCATACTAACCTCGGACAGATGTTCTGTCTGAGATCGAACTTATGATAGATACCTATTTTTTAGTTATGCCAAAATGTTAAAAAAATATTATATTCGCGTATTTTATTAAGCTTATCAGACATATAAATCGTGCATTTCTCGTTTTGAGAAAAACCGTTAATCCTCCCTACTCCTACTCCCCATCACCTCATACCACGTAACCCGATCCCTGTAAAATCTACTGTAGACAGCAAGAGGCCGATGCAGAAAGGGAGGAAAAAGTAGAGACGTTGTTAAAGTGAATTCTTAATAAATATCCACATTAAATTTTTTTGCATCCGAAAGGGTTAGTTTTGTCCTTGTAGTGGTTTATGTTATAATATTGAATGTCTAAGTGTTATTTAAAATCCCAAATCTAAAAAATTACGTTTTGCATCTGCCTGAAGATATATTAGTGTTATAATAATATTAATCTTTTATTTTTCTAATAATTATTATTTTAAAACTCAAGAACCTCTGGTGGCTCAGCAGCGTCTTTCTACAGACGGAGGATTATGACAAACAACAGTTTTAGCGTATAAGAAGATACCTAAAGGCTGGCAACACAAGGAGAAAACTAATGGCCGAAAAAAGCAAGAGAGGATTTGCTTCTATGGACAAGGAGAAGCAAAGAGAAATCGCTAGCAAGGGCGGACAAGCAGCACATCAAAAGGGAACCGCTCACGAGTTTACCCCTGAAGAAGCTAGAGAAGCAGGTCGCAAGGGTGGTCAAACGGTCAGTCAGGATAGAGAACACATGGCTGAAATTGGCCGTGAGGGTGGCAAACAAAGCCACAAGAATAGGTCTAAAAAGGAAACCGAGGAAGAATAAGATGAATTAACAGTTAGCGAATAAATGATTTAAATGAAAATATGGGTTAAAGGGGAAATGACTAGTAATTTGCCTAATTATATAAGCAAAATTATATATAAGGGTAAAAGCCTATACCCCTTTACCCAGTACTTTTTTATGCCAAAGGGGAAAGAAGAAATGGGAAAAGGAGGGTAGTAGGCCCTGATTTGGGATAAGGCAATGCTACCCGGCTTTTAATTCAGTCTTTCGTT
It encodes:
- a CDS encoding KGG domain-containing protein, encoding MAEKSKRGFASMDKEKQREIASKGGQAAHQKGTAHEFTPEEAREAGRKGGQTVSQDREHMAEIGREGGKQSHKNRSKKETEEE